In Bradyrhizobium sp. 1(2017), one DNA window encodes the following:
- a CDS encoding response regulator transcription factor produces MNGRSHGGALRDDLNFQAEPQAHGASKIVADSARQELRPSGRERLIVVEDDPVTRTMLVGYFNENNFDVVGAGSCAECRQALRARTDLVFLDVQLPDGDGFELAKEIQATSNAGIIFVTRRDTDVDRILGLEIAGDHYVTKPINLRDLLARARSVLRRRSIDRKAARNHNSIAFGDWIIDLTRRELLGSDGKPVALTRAEFDLLAALVGADGRPLSRDYLIEVVSNRQAEVDIRTVDALVARLRRKLVGSGTPVIATVAGVGYKLALSERL; encoded by the coding sequence GTGAATGGTCGTTCACATGGCGGCGCGTTGCGCGACGACCTGAATTTTCAGGCAGAGCCACAGGCACATGGGGCATCCAAGATCGTGGCTGATTCCGCACGTCAGGAGTTGCGTCCTAGCGGCCGCGAGCGGCTGATCGTTGTCGAAGACGATCCGGTGACGCGGACGATGCTGGTCGGCTATTTCAACGAGAACAATTTCGACGTGGTCGGGGCCGGCTCCTGCGCGGAATGCCGCCAGGCGCTGCGCGCGCGCACCGACCTCGTCTTTCTCGACGTGCAGCTGCCGGACGGCGACGGTTTCGAACTCGCCAAGGAGATCCAGGCGACCAGCAACGCCGGCATCATCTTCGTGACGCGTCGCGACACCGACGTCGATCGCATCCTCGGCCTCGAGATCGCCGGTGACCACTACGTCACCAAGCCGATCAATCTGCGCGACCTGCTCGCGCGTGCGCGCAGCGTGCTGCGGCGGCGCTCGATCGACCGCAAGGCGGCGCGCAACCACAATTCGATCGCCTTCGGCGACTGGATCATCGACCTGACCCGGCGCGAGCTGCTCGGCAGCGACGGCAAGCCGGTGGCCTTGACCCGTGCCGAATTCGATCTGCTGGCCGCGCTGGTCGGCGCCGACGGCAGGCCGCTCAGCCGCGACTATCTGATCGAAGTGGTCAGCAACCGCCAGGCCGAGGTCGACATCCGCACGGTCGATGCGCTGGTGGCGCGGCTGCGCCGCAAGCTCGTCGGCAGCGGCACGCCCGTGATCGCGACGGTCGCCGGCGTTGGTTACAAGCTCGCGCTCAGCGAGCGGCTCTAG
- a CDS encoding transglycosylase SLT domain-containing protein: MWRRLALAALLSVPICAHARDNGPDEPRTTATLADGASELGAGETPASRAAIRKIIERETASTNLPADIAEAVVFVESGYNPGVIGSVGEIGLMQVRPETAAMLGFRGSNAELAEPDINIHYGVLYLSRAWRLTGGDLCRALMKYRAGHGEEAMTPRSQVYCNRARNRLLAMNSKALDAEVAAAPDPAPGSKPAAPAAPERAASAPQISTPPKAVYARYRQGTAAASRAYWAAHEARISQIKARIKARWKRVASR; encoded by the coding sequence ATGTGGAGACGATTGGCGCTCGCCGCGCTTTTGTCCGTCCCGATCTGTGCGCACGCCAGGGACAATGGCCCGGACGAGCCGCGCACGACGGCGACGCTCGCCGATGGCGCGAGCGAGCTCGGCGCCGGAGAAACGCCGGCTTCCCGCGCCGCGATCCGGAAAATCATCGAGCGGGAGACCGCAAGCACCAACCTGCCTGCCGATATCGCCGAAGCGGTCGTCTTCGTCGAAAGCGGCTACAACCCGGGCGTGATCGGCAGCGTCGGCGAAATCGGGCTGATGCAGGTGCGGCCCGAGACCGCGGCCATGCTGGGATTCCGCGGAAGCAATGCGGAGCTGGCAGAGCCCGATATCAACATCCATTACGGGGTGCTTTATCTCAGTCGCGCTTGGCGTCTCACGGGCGGGGACCTCTGTCGCGCTCTGATGAAATACCGGGCCGGTCACGGCGAGGAAGCGATGACGCCGCGGTCGCAAGTCTATTGCAACCGGGCCCGTAACCGTCTTCTCGCGATGAATTCGAAGGCCCTGGATGCCGAGGTCGCGGCCGCTCCGGATCCGGCGCCCGGGTCAAAGCCCGCAGCTCCTGCGGCACCGGAAAGAGCTGCGAGCGCCCCGCAGATCTCGACGCCGCCCAAGGCCGTTTATGCCCGCTATCGCCAGGGGACCGCCGCCGCGAGCCGCGCCTATTGGGCGGCCCATGAGGCTCGCATCAGCCAGATCAAGGCGCGCATCAAAGCCAGGTGGAAGCGCGTCGCATCGCGGTGA
- a CDS encoding alpha/beta hydrolase family protein produces the protein MAPSCKLLHLLTIWLVLASAPSRAVAAEFYTEDIRIPMAEAGPQGLEAFLVRPAGPKRYPLALLSHGTPRSFDDRAAMSAHKYYGIALEYARRGFAALVVMRRGYGTSPGGRIDSLGGCAKAAYLPATAIAVADLRAAIDAMARRPDVTTTGMIAAGHSAGGLATVALAAQAPPGLVAAISFAGGRGSREDDDVCNPDGLVQAFATFGRTSRVPMLWVYASNDSYFDLALARRLHDGFRTNGGNATFIAAPPYGEDGHYLYSVAGRPQWTPYVDAFLRERGLVGRDILGPPDPLPPPRQLNEAARAEFARYLASMLPHKAFAVSPNGGYGWRAGRATVDDAQRDSLGACMKWSPTCTLYAVDDRLAGPTQGPAKDQSARAR, from the coding sequence ATGGCGCCTTCGTGCAAGCTGTTGCATCTGCTGACCATCTGGCTTGTGCTGGCGAGCGCGCCGTCCCGTGCCGTGGCCGCGGAATTCTACACCGAGGACATTCGCATCCCCATGGCGGAGGCCGGGCCGCAGGGGCTGGAGGCGTTCCTGGTGCGGCCGGCGGGGCCGAAGCGCTATCCGCTCGCGCTGCTCAGCCACGGCACACCGCGCAGCTTCGACGACCGCGCGGCCATGTCGGCGCACAAATATTACGGCATCGCGCTCGAATATGCCCGGCGCGGCTTTGCGGCGCTGGTCGTGATGCGGCGCGGCTACGGCACCTCGCCGGGCGGGCGGATCGACAGCCTCGGCGGTTGTGCGAAGGCTGCCTACCTGCCGGCAACCGCAATCGCAGTCGCCGATTTGCGTGCCGCGATCGACGCGATGGCGCGCCGGCCTGACGTCACGACGACGGGCATGATCGCGGCCGGCCATTCCGCCGGCGGGCTGGCCACCGTCGCGCTCGCTGCGCAGGCGCCGCCCGGCCTGGTCGCCGCGATCAGCTTTGCCGGCGGCCGCGGCTCGCGGGAGGACGACGACGTCTGCAATCCGGATGGGCTGGTGCAGGCCTTCGCCACCTTCGGCAGGACCTCGCGCGTGCCGATGCTGTGGGTCTATGCCAGCAACGATTCGTATTTCGACCTCGCTCTCGCGCGCCGCCTGCATGACGGGTTTCGCACCAATGGCGGTAATGCGACGTTCATCGCGGCGCCGCCTTACGGCGAGGACGGCCATTATCTCTATTCGGTCGCCGGCCGTCCGCAATGGACGCCCTATGTCGACGCCTTCCTGCGCGAGCGCGGCCTGGTCGGCCGCGACATCCTGGGCCCGCCCGATCCCCTGCCGCCGCCGCGCCAGCTGAACGAGGCCGCGCGCGCCGAGTTCGCGCGCTATCTCGCCAGCATGCTGCCGCACAAGGCGTTTGCCGTGTCGCCGAACGGCGGTTACGGCTGGCGTGCGGGCCGCGCGACCGTCGATGACGCCCAGCGCGATTCACTTGGCGCCTGCATGAAATGGTCCCCCACCTGCACGCTCTATGCGGTCGACGACCGGCTGGCCGGGCCCACGCAGGGACCTGCGAAGGACCAGAGCGCCCGCGCGCGATAG